From a region of the Corvus cornix cornix isolate S_Up_H32 chromosome 2, ASM73873v5, whole genome shotgun sequence genome:
- the FAM210A gene encoding protein FAM210A gives MQRSLLHSASQLAHGTCWFFPRTGVFQCLKGQSVLSNVGCKVILALDPPKRCLHAGAAHFASEKTAFSSQPADSSHKVPEERNPLHSATDAPKQSPAESDSSEPDPLQDKSISLVQRFKKTFKQYGKVMIPVHLLTSTVWFGSFYYAAMNGVNVVPFLELIGLPDSVVDILKNSQSGNALTAYALYKIATPARYTVTLGGTSVTVKYLRKHGYMSTPPPVKEYLQDRMEETKDKITEKMEETKDKITEKMEETKDKITEKMEETKDKITGKIQETKDKVSFKKIKE, from the exons ATGCAGCGGAGTCTGTTACATTCTGCATCTCAGCTGGCGCACGGGACGTGTTGGTTCTTCCCTCGCACTGGTGTCTTTCAGTGCTTAAAAGGACAGTCTGTGTTGTCTAATGTGGGATGCAAAGTGATTCTGGCATTGGACCCTCCTAAACGATGTCTTCATGCAGGTGCAGCTCACTTTGCCtcagagaaaactgctttttcatcACAACCAGCAGACTCTTCTCACAAAGTACCAGAAGAGAGAAATCCTTTGCATTCAGCCACTGATGCGCCcaagcagagccctgcagagtCAGATTCTTCAGAACCCGATCCATTACAAGACAAATCCATTAGTCTCGTTCAGAGGTTCAAGAAAACTTTTAAGCAGTATGGAAAAGTCATGATTCCAGTGCACCTTCTGACTTCCACTGTATGGTTTGGATCCTTTTACTATGCAGCCATGAA tGGAGTAAATGTTGTTCCATTCCTAGAGTTGATTGGCTTACCAGACAGTGTAGTAGACATCCTGAAAAATTCCCAGAGTGGAAATGCACTAACTGCATATGCATTATATAAA ATTGCAACTCCTGCCAGATACACTGTGACTTTGGGAGGAACATCCGTCACTGTTAAATATCTACGTAAGCATGGCTACATGTCCACACCACCACCAGTAAAGGAATACCTACAAGACAGGATGGAGGAAACAAAGGATAAGATTACGGAGAAGATGGAGGAAACAAAGGATAAAATTACAGAGAAGATGGAGGAAACAAAGGATAAAATAACAGAGAAGATGGAGGAAACAAAGGATAAAATTACAGGGAAGATACAAGAAACCAAAGataaagtttcatttaaaaaaataaaggagtag